In Deferribacteraceae bacterium V6Fe1, one genomic interval encodes:
- a CDS encoding LUD domain-containing protein: MTNTEALLEKFIEKAETEQTSCIKIDKEAFKNILREQNFDFVNLNTPFKSFNKGCEFDEAGIKNAIVGADFAIAETGTSVIDSTDEKIRLATTLAENLFIALHSSNIVAKLENIVSYMNEKNSADNAYLAFITGPSRTADIERVLTIGVHGPVSLTCYIIQDL; this comes from the coding sequence ATGACTAATACAGAAGCCCTTTTGGAAAAATTCATAGAAAAAGCCGAAACAGAGCAGACGAGCTGTATTAAAATCGACAAAGAAGCATTTAAGAACATTTTAAGGGAGCAAAATTTTGATTTTGTAAATCTTAACACCCCATTTAAGTCGTTTAACAAAGGGTGTGAGTTTGATGAAGCTGGGATAAAAAATGCAATCGTTGGTGCTGATTTTGCCATTGCAGAAACAGGGACATCGGTTATAGACAGTACTGATGAAAAAATCAGATTGGCAACCACTTTGGCTGAAAATTTATTTATTGCACTCCACTCATCAAACATAGTGGCAAAGCTCGAAAATATAGTTTCCTATATGAACGAGAAAAACAGTGCAGATAATGCATACCTCGCATTCATTACTGGTCCCAGCAGGACAGCAGACATTGAAAGGGTCTTGACAATCGGTGTGCACGGACCTGTTTCACTTACTTGCTACATTATACAAGATTTGTAG